The DNA sequence agaggatgtAGATGGCGAGGACGTGGCGACCGCTGGATGCTGCTACTGTTCCTCCAGCAGTGGGGTCCTCTAGTGTGAGCTGATAGGCTGCTCTGCGGCAGGGGGTGGGCTCTCTGATGCCTGGCCCCGCCTCCTGAAGACACAGAAAAGGAGTTATTTTCATCTatagtctgtttttctttgttaaagATAAAAAGCAGTGAGTTTTCTGTCCGTGTACCTGACACGTGCAGATGTATTTTCCCAGACTGTCCTCGGTGACAGTCACCTCCAGGTCAGAGTGGTGCTGCCTGGTGTGTCTGTGGGGGGGATGTTCCCAGCTACAGGGCCGTGGAGACAGCTGCACACATGGCAGCAGGAGGCGCAAACCCAAAGACACCCGCAGCTCCCTGGTGGACGGAGTGCAACGGCCTGAAGGAGAGAAGTGAAGCAGCTGAATAACAGAGAAGCAAAAGTGTTCCAAGTTCAACATAGCCAGGCTTTGTTTGACTAAACAGAAAACCGCAGTCAGAGATCACAACAGGTTTTCCGCTTCAGAATCTGTGCTCGTTCACATaagaagaaatgtaaaatgtttcatGTGACTCCACACAAAGCCAACTTCAGTCAAGAGGAACATCTATTATGATAAAAAATCATGCTACTGCAAATGATATAAGACAAGAATCCTGAAAGAAAACTGTTAATCGTGTGTTAATATAATAATTTCACTGTTTGTTTCAAATGCGTTAGCTCCACATTAAAGCTCCTGCATTACACATGATATTGAAGTTTTAAGTCTGATAATCCTATCACATAATGCAGgatattattttcatttcatgctaaatcaaaatgaaatgagTGTTATTGACTGACTAATCTGTGAGAAATACCAACAGACTAATAGATTTTctcatctgtcttctatcaggTGCAGTACCAGCAGCTAGAGAGCAGAACTGGACAAAACATAACAACATAATTACGCGATTTCTGCACGACCAGCTGAATACATGTCAGGCTCCTCTTTGTGAACTTCACGGCTTCATAATGTGAGATTATTAACATACAGCTCAGCAGGTTTGCAGATAGAATATATTccttcagctgagaatctgtattgCTCCTAGAGAATCATTAGGGAATGAATTAATGAAAGGGAGACGCTTCTTACAGCCGATTCAAATCTGAAACTACAAGCAGAACCTCCTTCAGAGCAGATAAGCTGTGCAGCATAATATAAGGTTGAAGGAGAGTCATCTTCAGGACACTAAAAGCTTTAGTTTTGAGCTCAACGAACCTCTCTGAACCACTAATCTCGCTTCAGTCATTTGTCTGCAATCATGTTACAGCGGTTTAAAACTAGTAGAGAACTGTAATCTACAAATGAAATTCTAAATATACATTTGCATACACTTACCTTCTTCTATATGACACTTTTTCAGGGCATCGTCCACCATATCACCTGGACCAGGCCTGGACACGCAAAAAATCACAACGAATGTGTTAATTtctccattttcatttttgagatttGACTTTGCTGACTTGATACAATcgcattttcatcattttgtggatTTGGATGATTTTCTTTGACCATATTACTTTAATGTCTCCACTGCATTACAAATATGTGCAGGTCTAACTACAGTCATGTTCAGTATCAGAGGATTAACACACTTTAATAAAACTAGGTCAGTTTCTACACAACAACAAGCCATTTTATAACCCGATACAGCTGCTGTCTGCCTTTCagcttcatttttggacatcTTCCAGTCCATTGTGATATTCCTGTAGTACTCACTCGGCTTTTGCGGGCCTGCAGGCTTTCTCCTCTGCGCTCCACTCACAGTCCAGTCCTCTGGCTTTGGCACAAACCTCACAGCTCTGATACAGAGCGCAGCCTTTAGTCTGGACACGAGCCAGAGACAGAGGGCTGCCCACCAGAGCCCGGCCCTGGAAACACAGGCAACATTTCCAGTCagtgagaaacaaaaactgagcatTCGCAGGAACTGTAGATGAACATATGCACGGCTGTGTGTAGAGTATAGATGCATGTGTTCTACCTGGTGCAGTAATATGTTGTTAACAGGCTCCTGTGATGTGAACAGAGGGATCTCCTGCAGTAAGGTGGCGTTCTGGCCCACTACCGCCACCCAGTGGAGCTCCCCACGGTctgcaacaaaacacagaaacagtcaaacattgattcctttttgggttttttggggttttattTTGACAGCAAGTTTTGGAGCAGATCGTCTGCCTtcctctctcctcacctgtccCAAGATGCAACActgctcccctcctctcctctgtcagaGTCACAGCCAGCTTGGTGTATCTGACTCCCTTCCTGACCAGCAGGGGCGCTGCAGTGACGCTGTTCTCCATCAGAGGATGATCCCTCACGAATGTCAGCACCTTGTCGGGAAGTTTCAGGGAGGACTCGAATCCTTCCGCCTTTAATGCGTTATTTAAACACTAAAAGGAAGGAGAAAAATGTTATGTCTCAGTCattaaggggaaaaaagaacaacaaagggAACTGTGTTAAACCTGGGTAGCGATAGAGAAGGTGGGACTTGGTTTAGTACCTGTCCAGGCCTCGGTGTGGGGACGGGTTCAGGGTTGATCCACGTGTCGCAGGTTTTCTTCAGCTCTTTAAAGGGACCATCCAGCACTTTGCTGATGTcagacagactgaaaacacacacagctgacaCCTCTTCACGCTCCctggaagaaagagaaaaatgatttttgaaGATGTTCAATAATAAAGGAGTAGTTTTCTATTTTGGAAACGCATACTATCCTTCCTGTTGATATTGCTCACATTCAATACAGTAAGTGtctgcacataaaaacacaactttcaCAAAATTCTCATGCAAAACGTTCtccacctctatggaaacatggttgcagctgagttactaatgatgaagaaaatttaaaactttttttttttttttttactgaatacgttaaatgcaaacatttttggcaaatgtttaaatgatacATGCAGAATGAACCcatataaaaaaacatcatattttaaagcTTCAGTTTGGTTCAGTTTCCAATCAAATGCCATGCCAGTTTTTCAAGAAATAGTGGAAgagttaaaaatacaaaaaaaaaaaatcccccttTTGTCACAGGTTTTAACtccaaaaattacaaagaaaatacGCCTCTCAAACATGTCAGTAGGTTTTGTGACTCACAAGTCAAATGCCTCAATGGGAtttgtattttgtgtctatttgttgttTGTAGAATGATTATATAGTTACTGCTTTCAGGGATAATAGATATTTTTGGTACTTGATCACTGTAGTGTCATATTATTGCATCTCAATGAGAAAAAGTTCAGTGTTGTTGCATAACTCTCAGTCCAAATCTTTATCATTCCCTTAGTATCACTAAGCTATCAACGATTTCGTAAATGTAACTTCTCCCGCACCAAACTTTTTAGTTGAAACTCTACTATGTCCTTTTTCccaaaaagaggaaatgttattttagaaaacaacatgtatgcatgcatgcacTATTCAGTCAATGCACAGTCACTGCATGTGGAGTTAGGCTTAAATTTGATGTTTAAAATCTGTTACTGACAGCCATCTAACAGTTTTTTTGCAGTAACATCACACTACACTTTCAATGCTGCAACATCACATAAGACAGAAACTCAGGTTTCTTTCCGTCCTCCTCATCTTACCACTGGGAGGTGAACAGTCCGTAGAAGTGTGTGCTGCTGGGGTCGCCCGGCGTGTGTTGCGTGGTGAAGACGTCGGTGAGGATGCTGTAGCGCTGGCCGCTGGGTTTGTCCTCACACACCAGCTGCGCCTTGAGAAAAGTGGTCCAACGTCGCTGCAGAGTCTTCATCCCTCCCACGTCCgactgaacagacagacacGGATGAGACGAACATGAGCGCGGTCGAAGCAGATCAAGGAATCTGTCAGTCATCCAATCAAGAGACGCCGTGTTACCTTGCAGACCCGCGCCACTCTGGGCACTTTGACTTTGGTGTAGAGGTCGTACTCTTTGGCCACCTCGGTGAAGAAGAAGTAGATTTTGTCGTCGTCTCCTGTCGGGTTGTTGTCCTCGGACTCCTCGATGAAGGCCGAGCTCACGAACTCTGGGTCTGCACAGGAACACACAACTTTACTCGCACCTTGTGGGGAAAGCCTTGTGTTAGCATGTGTGGTAGTGTGTGTCTCACCGCTGAGCCAGTTGATGGATCGCTCGGTTCGGATTCGTCCCTGCTCGGGGCCCGTCGCCCGGGAGATGTCGAAGAGGGTTCCCAGGAAGTTACTGGTGGCTGCTGTGTACAAGGTCCCACCTAGACAGAGGAGTGTTTTATTTACTTCTTATTGGAAATACAGTAAAAGGTCGACACGCTGATGCACCAGAAAACAAATCAATTAATCTGTCGATAATCCAGAGCCACTGACCCGCCATAACAGCTGTGTAATGCTGACTGGGCTCAAAGGGACACTTGCCCTTCCCCGTCTCCATCTTCACCCCGCCGTCCTCGGCTTTCTCCAGGGTGAAGGAGGAGAGCTCCTACAGGATGACAAGGAGAGAGGagttaaaatgacaacaataatggtaattgtgcatttttttcagtacaaaaacGCACCTTGATGTCCGTTTGATATTGTGCCTTTTGCTAAGTTGCGCTGCTCAAAATATCTCCATAATTGACTCTAATTATTCTCTCCCACGCCTGACATTTACAGAACAGACAGTC is a window from the Acanthochromis polyacanthus isolate Apoly-LR-REF ecotype Palm Island chromosome 23, KAUST_Apoly_ChrSc, whole genome shotgun sequence genome containing:
- the sema4f gene encoding semaphorin-4F — protein: MTLGGVMLMLLPVGFLLSGGSWAATLGGLEDTVLGPDTFLGAANFSTFLLDRSTGMLFLGARDAILAVDTNKLNERPRKIVWDVPEDKRKSCVGKGKTEVDCNNYIRLLEFLGDGRIYVCGTYAFDPQCAFLELSSFTLEKAEDGGVKMETGKGKCPFEPSQHYTAVMAGGTLYTAATSNFLGTLFDISRATGPEQGRIRTERSINWLSDPEFVSSAFIEESEDNNPTGDDDKIYFFFTEVAKEYDLYTKVKVPRVARVCKSDVGGMKTLQRRWTTFLKAQLVCEDKPSGQRYSILTDVFTTQHTPGDPSSTHFYGLFTSQWEREEVSAVCVFSLSDISKVLDGPFKELKKTCDTWINPEPVPTPRPGQCLNNALKAEGFESSLKLPDKVLTFVRDHPLMENSVTAAPLLVRKGVRYTKLAVTLTEERRGAVLHLGTDRGELHWVAVVGQNATLLQEIPLFTSQEPVNNILLHQGRALVGSPLSLARVQTKGCALYQSCEVCAKARGLDCEWSAEEKACRPAKAEPGPGDMVDDALKKCHIEEGRCTPSTRELRVSLGLRLLLPCVQLSPRPCSWEHPPHRHTRQHHSDLEVTVTEDSLGKYICTCQEAGPGIREPTPCRRAAYQLTLEDPTAGGTVAASSGRHVLAIYILFFFLGFLLGVFLLYFVTRRRSISRQGHHLPDNSLSSEKGRDLLGSSATPQSPSSASLMSEGFRLTEKRNGTTTSTTTTTLLSNQGNGGHHGNSYSGSLISSNPSNGHGNSLYANCNMSSSRQKFGTEILAADLLDGRTGERERVRPEGGERESGEGDEVDEGLRDGLGEGMKKLEEELSSFPMFKSSAPLAKCEESSI